A single Novosphingobium aureum DNA region contains:
- a CDS encoding MarC family protein: MYELFLSAFASFFVVIDPLGCAPIYAGLSAGASRRQAVAMAAKACIISTVILLIFTAFGKQLLGALHIELDSFRIAGGIMLFMIAIEMVFEKRTQRREERAEKIMAQNAETPEIEDVSVFPMAMPMIAGPGSIATIMLLTSRAQGLEEVGAVVAAMLLVLAMTFAALAAAGPLMRVLGENVEAVITRLLGVLLAALAAQYVIDGAKSALLG, encoded by the coding sequence ATGTACGAACTGTTCCTCAGCGCCTTCGCGTCGTTCTTCGTGGTGATCGATCCGCTCGGCTGCGCGCCGATCTATGCCGGGCTTTCCGCCGGAGCGAGCCGCCGACAGGCCGTGGCGATGGCGGCCAAGGCCTGCATCATCTCGACCGTGATCCTGCTGATCTTCACCGCCTTCGGCAAGCAACTGCTCGGCGCGCTGCACATCGAACTCGATTCTTTCCGCATCGCAGGCGGCATCATGCTGTTCATGATCGCGATCGAGATGGTCTTCGAAAAGCGCACCCAGCGCCGCGAGGAGCGTGCCGAGAAGATCATGGCGCAGAACGCCGAGACCCCCGAGATCGAGGACGTTTCGGTCTTCCCGATGGCGATGCCGATGATCGCGGGGCCCGGCTCGATCGCGACGATCATGCTGCTGACCTCGCGCGCGCAGGGACTCGAGGAAGTCGGCGCGGTCGTCGCCGCGATGCTGCTGGTGCTGGCGATGACTTTCGCCGCGCTCGCCGCCGCCGGCCCGCTGATGCGCGTGCTTGGCGAGAACGTCGAGGCCGTGATCACCCGCCTGCTCGGGGTGTTGCTGGCAGCGCTCGCGGCGCAATACGTGATCGACGGGGCAAAGTCCGCGCTGCTTGGTTGA
- a CDS encoding LON peptidase substrate-binding domain-containing protein, with protein sequence MARITIFPLSGAVLYPRLQLPLHIFEPRYRAMISDALARDRRIGMIQPQRPAEGAPLYTIGCLGRIDEVEALDDGRFNIILEGESRFRVLKELEVGTPFRQVEAEMIADREDEVLAPIERASFEREARRFADRQGYSVDWEQVSRLDDMALINGVSQIAPFDPASKQALLEAPGLAARCETLVQLMQFFGRSSDGDEDGATLQ encoded by the coding sequence ATGGCCCGCATCACGATATTCCCCCTCTCCGGTGCGGTCCTCTACCCGCGGCTGCAACTGCCGCTGCACATCTTCGAGCCGCGCTACCGGGCGATGATCAGCGATGCGCTCGCGCGCGACCGGCGCATCGGCATGATCCAGCCGCAGCGCCCGGCCGAGGGCGCGCCGCTCTACACGATCGGGTGCCTCGGCCGGATCGACGAGGTCGAAGCGCTCGACGACGGGCGCTTCAACATCATCCTCGAAGGCGAATCGCGCTTTCGCGTACTCAAAGAACTCGAGGTCGGCACGCCGTTCCGGCAGGTCGAGGCCGAAATGATCGCCGATCGCGAGGACGAAGTGCTGGCCCCTATCGAGCGAGCCTCGTTCGAGCGCGAGGCGCGCCGTTTCGCCGACCGGCAGGGCTATTCGGTGGACTGGGAGCAGGTCTCCCGGCTCGACGACATGGCCCTCATCAACGGGGTATCGCAGATCGCCCCGTTCGATCCTGCCTCGAAGCAGGCCCTGCTCGAGGCGCCGGGCCTTGCCGCGCGCTGCGAGACGCTGGTCCAGCTCATGCAATTCTTCGGACGCAGCTCCGACGGCGATGAGGACGGCGCCACACTGCAATAG
- a CDS encoding tetratricopeptide repeat protein, translating to MGLNIDEQKAVDRFRQSVVEPSMTKLVILDFWAEWCGPCKALTPVLEKVAAEYADKGVVLAKINVDEEQFIAAQFQVRSIPTVYAMFQGQPVADLTQARSESQLKATLDQLLEKLPVQAGDEPPKPDIAPHLAMAEEALSAGEAEQAAGVFMQILQVAPDSIEAVAGLVRALVALDRTDEAAQVLDGLPPEMVQDPMIERARKALELAKDKPEDGELAALRSAAQANPADMDAQFAFANAAFASGERDAATDTLLAMIAADREWNEGAARTRLLEIFEAVGLEDAWVSAKRRKLSTILFG from the coding sequence ATGGGTCTCAACATCGACGAACAGAAAGCCGTGGACCGCTTCCGCCAGTCCGTGGTCGAGCCCTCGATGACCAAGCTCGTGATTCTCGATTTCTGGGCCGAATGGTGCGGACCGTGCAAGGCGCTGACGCCGGTGCTCGAGAAGGTCGCAGCCGAATATGCCGACAAGGGCGTGGTCCTCGCCAAGATCAACGTCGATGAAGAGCAGTTCATCGCCGCGCAGTTCCAGGTCCGTTCGATCCCGACCGTCTATGCGATGTTCCAGGGTCAGCCGGTCGCAGACCTGACTCAGGCGCGCAGCGAGTCGCAGCTCAAGGCAACGCTCGACCAGCTGCTCGAGAAGCTGCCGGTCCAGGCCGGTGACGAACCGCCCAAGCCGGATATCGCTCCCCACCTCGCCATGGCCGAGGAAGCGCTCTCTGCCGGTGAGGCCGAGCAGGCTGCTGGCGTGTTCATGCAGATCCTTCAGGTAGCGCCCGACAGTATCGAAGCGGTTGCAGGGCTGGTGCGCGCACTCGTCGCGCTCGACCGCACCGATGAAGCCGCCCAGGTGCTCGATGGCCTGCCGCCCGAGATGGTGCAGGACCCGATGATCGAGCGTGCCCGCAAGGCGCTCGAACTGGCCAAGGACAAGCCCGAGGACGGCGAACTCGCCGCACTGCGCAGCGCGGCGCAGGCCAATCCCGCCGACATGGACGCGCAGTTCGCATTTGCCAACGCCGCCTTCGCCTCGGGTGAGCGCGACGCCGCCACCGATACGCTGCTCGCCATGATCGCAGCCGACCGCGAATGGAACGAGGGCGCCGCACGCACCCGCCTGCTCGAGATCTTCGAGGCGGTCGGGCTAGAGGACGCCTGGGTCTCGGCCAAGCGCCGCAAGCTCTCGACGATCCTGTTCGGCTGA
- a CDS encoding TldD/PmbA family protein has product MLTPEQAKDRANDLVERARRAGADAADAIYAANASEGIQVRLGKLEDVERSESEHIALRLFVGRRSASIGSSDLSPQALDELAERAISMARLAPEDAYAGLAPEELLSHGPYPELDTCDTDAPSPQQLREIAEAGEDAARAVAGVTNSDGASASQGGGVFALATSHGFAGGHASTSHSISVSVVAGEGGAKQRDNAWRQAHHRADLPSAAEIGLLAGERAVARLNPGRVRSGPMPVVFDPRVSSTLVGHLLGAMSGNAIARRSSFLLDRLGEQILPPGTVIGEDPHRPRGLRSRPFDGEGLATRARNLVEDGRVTGWLLDTAAARQLGMEPTGHAARSGGGSPSVSVSNVHFAAGEVSPEELIADIADGIYVTELIGQGVNGVTGDYSRGASGLRIVDGKFAGPVAELTVAGNLLSMYANMRAANDLEWHRAINVPTLRVDGMTVAGD; this is encoded by the coding sequence ATGCTCACCCCAGAACAGGCCAAGGACCGCGCAAACGATCTCGTCGAGAGAGCCCGCCGAGCCGGAGCCGATGCAGCCGACGCCATCTATGCCGCCAATGCCTCGGAAGGCATCCAGGTGCGCCTCGGCAAACTGGAAGACGTCGAGCGATCCGAAAGCGAACACATCGCGCTGCGCCTCTTCGTAGGGCGTCGCAGCGCCTCGATCGGCTCTTCCGACCTCTCCCCCCAGGCCCTCGACGAACTGGCCGAGCGCGCGATCTCCATGGCCCGTCTGGCCCCCGAGGACGCCTATGCCGGGCTCGCCCCCGAGGAGCTGCTGAGCCACGGCCCTTACCCCGAACTCGATACGTGTGACACCGATGCACCCAGCCCACAGCAGCTGCGCGAGATCGCCGAAGCAGGCGAGGACGCGGCGCGTGCGGTTGCCGGGGTGACCAATTCCGACGGGGCTTCGGCCAGCCAGGGCGGCGGCGTCTTCGCGCTCGCCACCAGCCACGGCTTTGCCGGCGGACATGCCTCGACCAGCCATTCGATCAGCGTCTCGGTGGTCGCCGGCGAGGGTGGCGCGAAGCAGCGTGACAACGCCTGGAGACAGGCGCACCACCGCGCCGACCTGCCCTCGGCCGCAGAAATCGGCCTGCTCGCGGGCGAGCGCGCCGTTGCCCGTCTCAATCCCGGTCGCGTGCGCAGCGGGCCGATGCCGGTGGTGTTCGACCCGCGCGTTTCCAGCACGCTCGTCGGCCATCTGCTCGGCGCGATGTCGGGCAATGCCATCGCACGGCGTTCCAGCTTCCTGCTCGACCGTCTGGGCGAGCAGATCCTGCCGCCCGGCACCGTGATCGGCGAAGACCCGCACCGCCCCCGCGGACTGCGTTCGCGCCCGTTCGATGGCGAAGGCCTCGCCACGCGCGCGCGCAACCTCGTCGAGGACGGGCGTGTCACCGGCTGGCTGCTTGACACCGCCGCCGCGCGCCAGCTGGGCATGGAGCCGACCGGCCACGCCGCGCGCAGCGGTGGTGGTTCGCCTTCGGTCTCGGTGAGCAATGTCCATTTCGCGGCCGGTGAGGTCTCGCCTGAGGAGCTGATCGCCGACATCGCCGACGGTATCTACGTCACCGAGCTGATCGGCCAGGGCGTCAATGGCGTGACCGGCGATTACAGCCGCGGTGCATCGGGCCTGCGCATCGTCGACGGCAAGTTCGCCGGACCGGTGGCCGAGCTGACCGTGGCTGGCAACCTGCTCTCGATGTACGCGAACATGCGCGCGGCCAACGATCTGGAATGGCACCGCGCAATCAACGTTCCAACGCTGCGCGTCGATGGCATGACCGTGGCTGGCGACTGA
- the lptB gene encoding LPS export ABC transporter ATP-binding protein, which produces MRSDAAGDGLEVISIAKSYDKRAVLTDISLSVAKGEVLGLLGPNGAGKTTCFYSIMGLVKPDSGRILMDGTDVTRLPMYRRAILGLGYLPQETSIFRGMTVEQNIAAVLELNEPERDVREAELERLLDEFGLTRLRASPAMALSGGERRRCEIARALAAKPSIMLLDEPFAGIDPLSISDIRDLVKDLKTRGIGVLITDHNVRETLDIVDRACIIYGGQVLFAGSPDALVADENVRRLYLGEGFTL; this is translated from the coding sequence ATGCGTTCCGATGCCGCCGGCGACGGGCTCGAGGTGATCTCCATTGCCAAGAGCTACGACAAGCGCGCGGTGCTAACCGACATCTCGCTGTCGGTGGCCAAGGGCGAAGTGCTCGGCCTGCTGGGGCCGAACGGCGCGGGCAAGACGACCTGTTTCTATTCGATCATGGGGCTGGTGAAGCCGGACTCGGGGCGCATCCTGATGGACGGCACCGACGTCACCCGTCTGCCGATGTACCGCCGCGCGATCCTGGGTCTGGGCTACCTGCCACAGGAGACATCGATCTTTCGCGGCATGACGGTCGAGCAGAACATCGCCGCCGTGCTCGAACTGAACGAGCCCGAGCGCGACGTGCGCGAAGCGGAACTGGAACGCCTGCTCGACGAATTCGGCCTCACCCGCCTGCGCGCAAGCCCGGCGATGGCACTTTCGGGCGGCGAACGCCGCCGCTGCGAGATTGCCCGCGCGCTTGCCGCCAAGCCCTCGATCATGCTGCTCGACGAGCCTTTCGCAGGCATCGATCCGCTCTCGATCTCGGACATCCGCGACCTCGTCAAGGACCTCAAGACGCGCGGCATCGGCGTGCTGATCACCGATCACAACGTGCGCGAGACGCTGGATATCGTCGACCGTGCCTGCATCATCTATGGCGGGCAGGTGCTCTTCGCGGGCAGTCCCGACGCGCTGGTTGCCGACGAGAACGTGCGCCGCCTCTACCTCGGTGAAGGCTTCACGCTGTGA
- the rpoN gene encoding RNA polymerase factor sigma-54, with the protein MALGPRLDLRQSQSLVMTPQLQQAIKLLALSNLEIETFISDALEANPLLDLGSAGAVGDGEGGEPEVDLRRTTPERSDADRLIGEGRGGEDQPLDIDPAGIDADRDTGDGQGEPRHGPDASGADAEWGSALVGSGSETGPGLDEREGAGPSLAEHLEAQVGAAAPDALTAAVARYIIGQLDDAGYLAAGNEELASDLGIEVAQVRAALKVVQSLDPTGVGARDLAECIALQAIEADRYDPCMARLIENLDLVARGDVSRLKRLCNVDDEDFAEMLAELRSYDPRPGLRFGGEPGGAVTPDILLVPVAGGGWDLRLNQASLPRLVVNREYYVELRGSCADKGARGWLSEKLADANWLIKALDQRQKTILKVASELVRHQEGFFRHGVAHLKPLTLRTVAEAIGMHESTVSRVTSNKYLNCPRGTFELKYFFGSGVASADGEGGASAEAVKAAIRQLIDAEDPKAILSDDALVELLKAKGFELARRTVAKYREAIGLGSSVQRRRQKKLATRG; encoded by the coding sequence ATGGCGCTGGGGCCGCGACTGGATCTGCGTCAGAGCCAGTCGCTGGTCATGACGCCGCAGCTGCAGCAGGCGATCAAGCTGCTGGCGCTGTCCAATCTCGAGATCGAGACCTTCATTTCCGATGCGCTGGAAGCGAACCCGCTGCTCGATCTCGGCAGCGCCGGGGCTGTGGGCGATGGCGAGGGCGGTGAGCCGGAGGTGGACCTGCGCCGTACGACGCCCGAGCGCTCCGATGCCGACCGGCTGATCGGCGAGGGGCGCGGCGGCGAAGACCAGCCGCTCGACATCGATCCCGCCGGAATCGATGCTGACCGCGACACCGGCGACGGGCAGGGCGAGCCTCGCCATGGACCGGACGCGAGCGGGGCAGATGCCGAATGGGGTTCGGCGCTGGTCGGCTCGGGCAGCGAGACGGGGCCGGGGCTCGACGAGCGCGAGGGGGCGGGGCCGAGCCTTGCCGAACACCTCGAGGCACAGGTCGGCGCCGCCGCGCCCGATGCGCTCACGGCGGCGGTTGCGCGCTACATCATCGGCCAGCTCGACGATGCCGGGTACCTCGCTGCGGGCAACGAGGAGCTGGCCAGCGACCTTGGCATCGAGGTCGCGCAGGTGCGCGCAGCACTGAAAGTCGTGCAGTCACTCGATCCCACCGGCGTTGGCGCGCGCGATCTCGCCGAATGCATTGCGCTCCAGGCAATCGAGGCAGATCGCTACGATCCGTGCATGGCGCGGCTGATCGAGAATCTCGACCTCGTCGCGCGCGGCGATGTCTCGCGCCTCAAGCGTCTGTGCAACGTCGACGACGAGGACTTCGCCGAGATGCTGGCCGAACTGCGCAGTTACGACCCGCGCCCGGGGCTACGGTTCGGCGGCGAGCCGGGCGGCGCGGTCACGCCCGACATCCTGCTGGTGCCCGTCGCCGGGGGTGGCTGGGACCTGCGGCTCAATCAGGCCAGCCTGCCGCGCCTCGTGGTCAACCGCGAGTACTACGTCGAGCTTCGCGGCTCTTGCGCAGACAAGGGTGCGCGCGGCTGGCTTTCGGAAAAGCTCGCCGATGCCAACTGGCTGATCAAGGCGCTCGACCAGCGCCAGAAGACGATCCTCAAGGTCGCGAGCGAACTGGTGCGCCATCAGGAGGGCTTCTTCCGTCACGGCGTCGCGCATCTCAAGCCGCTGACCCTGCGCACCGTGGCAGAGGCGATCGGTATGCACGAATCGACCGTCAGCCGCGTGACCTCGAACAAGTATCTCAACTGCCCGCGCGGGACCTTCGAGCTCAAGTACTTCTTCGGCTCGGGCGTGGCCTCGGCTGACGGCGAGGGCGGGGCTTCGGCCGAGGCGGTCAAGGCCGCGATCCGGCAGCTGATCGATGCCGAGGACCCCAAGGCGATCCTGTCCGACGATGCCCTCGTCGAACTGCTCAAGGCCAAGGGTTTCGAGCTGGCCCGGCGCACGGTGGCGAAGTATCGCGAGGCGATCGGTCTTGGCAGTTCGGTCCAGCGCCGCCGCCAGAAAAAGCTCGCGACGCGCGGCTGA
- a CDS encoding energy transducer TonB yields MSYVDARSDARSRLMTGGVVAGLQVALALAVLSGFAVRDFVRENRTPLASEFFPTTPPPKPVEDPIVEPEQTVSTTPPITAPDTMLDIAPPVTFQVAPVLPDLPTTPLVKLPQPSVPTVTPKPTSPAFEPVAARPRGDVGSWITTSDYPSRELREGHEGLVRFRLSVDARGRASDCAITGSSGYPALDQATCKYAMRRARFDPASDAAGQASAGTWDSAVRWVIPKD; encoded by the coding sequence ATGTCGTATGTTGATGCGAGAAGTGATGCGCGCAGCCGTCTGATGACCGGCGGGGTGGTTGCCGGTCTGCAGGTCGCCCTGGCGCTCGCGGTATTGAGCGGGTTCGCGGTCCGCGATTTCGTCCGCGAAAACAGGACGCCGCTCGCGAGCGAATTCTTCCCGACAACGCCGCCGCCAAAGCCCGTCGAGGACCCGATCGTCGAGCCGGAGCAGACGGTGAGCACAACCCCGCCGATCACCGCGCCCGACACCATGCTCGACATCGCGCCGCCCGTGACCTTCCAGGTTGCGCCCGTTCTTCCCGATCTGCCCACGACGCCGCTCGTCAAGCTGCCGCAGCCAAGCGTGCCGACGGTCACCCCCAAACCCACGAGCCCTGCCTTCGAACCTGTGGCGGCACGTCCGCGCGGCGACGTCGGGTCCTGGATCACGACCTCGGACTATCCCAGCCGTGAACTGCGCGAGGGTCATGAGGGACTGGTGCGTTTCCGCCTCTCGGTCGACGCGCGCGGCCGTGCGAGCGACTGCGCGATCACCGGTTCGAGCGGCTACCCAGCGCTCGATCAGGCGACCTGCAAGTACGCCATGCGCCGGGCCCGCTTCGACCCGGCGAGCGACGCTGCGGGGCAGGCCAGTGCGGGCACCTGGGACAGCGCTGTGCGCTGGGTTATCCCCAAGGATTGA
- a CDS encoding O-linked N-acetylglucosamine transferase, SPINDLY family protein, whose translation MSGLETLLIKARGAARRGDAEAAREIYHEVLERHPANRRARSALAALDRPRGTPAQLRFDALVEAYRSGRMDDAAREGAMLAREFPGVHGVHNLLGAALLALGENAGAEKAFRQALRCDPGAAASANNLAIALRRQHRDDEAEAIYRELIASAPLYAEARYNLANLLEQTAREGEAAQFYGEAIALDPDYVDAYYNLANLHARTGRSADALACFEWAVNLAPDHGDAHNNMGGELLRRGEAQPALAAFERALACPGTPGSPLEGQALVNKGKALVLLGDHAGAANAFRAALTRDPTDGSARLQALFEEAHMCDWHARAEYALTQGPEVAAVQPFASLPFRDDPAHQFERSKACAQVLFAHCPAAPALPSPPPARDGRIRLGYFSADFHDHATMYLMSGLFRCHDRARFEVRLYSYGPVRETDARRIELLRHVDAFTEIGAMADEEVCSLAHANGLDIALDLKGYTRGTRTRLFGQRLAPVQVGYMGYPGTLGHPCMDYFIADAVSLPPALEPFFCENIVRLPHCYQANDDARTIIPDSKGRAAHGLPEEGFVFASFNHSYKISPREWDIWMRLLGAVEGSVLWLLRSNPWAEANLAREAQARGIDPARLVFAPTLPQAEHLGRLALADLFLDTFAVNAHTTASDALWAGLPVLTLAGQQFAARVAASLVSSAGIPELVVESEGDYEALALSLVHHPQALAALRARLHAERHTCPLFDTQTYTADFETALETMHRRRVEGLPPTGFDVT comes from the coding sequence ATGAGCGGCCTCGAGACACTGCTTATCAAGGCCCGCGGCGCGGCGCGGCGCGGCGATGCCGAGGCCGCGCGCGAGATCTACCATGAAGTGCTGGAGCGCCACCCCGCAAATCGCCGCGCGCGTTCGGCTCTCGCTGCGCTCGACCGCCCTCGGGGCACGCCCGCACAGCTGCGCTTCGACGCACTGGTCGAGGCCTATCGCAGTGGGCGCATGGACGATGCCGCGCGCGAGGGCGCGATGCTCGCGCGCGAGTTTCCGGGCGTGCACGGTGTGCACAACCTGCTCGGTGCAGCCCTGCTCGCGCTCGGCGAGAACGCAGGAGCGGAAAAGGCCTTTCGTCAGGCCCTGCGCTGCGACCCGGGCGCTGCCGCGAGCGCCAACAACCTCGCCATTGCGCTGCGCCGCCAGCACCGCGATGACGAGGCCGAAGCGATCTACCGCGAGCTGATCGCGAGCGCCCCGCTCTATGCCGAGGCCCGCTACAACCTTGCCAACCTGCTCGAACAGACCGCGCGCGAGGGGGAGGCCGCCCAGTTCTACGGCGAGGCCATCGCGCTCGATCCCGACTATGTCGACGCTTACTATAACCTCGCCAATCTCCACGCCCGCACGGGCCGCAGCGCCGATGCGCTGGCCTGCTTCGAATGGGCGGTCAACCTCGCTCCCGACCATGGCGATGCGCACAACAACATGGGCGGCGAACTGCTGCGGCGCGGCGAGGCGCAGCCAGCGCTCGCGGCTTTCGAGCGTGCGCTCGCCTGCCCGGGCACGCCCGGCTCGCCGCTCGAGGGACAGGCGCTGGTGAACAAGGGCAAGGCGCTGGTCCTGCTCGGCGACCATGCGGGCGCGGCCAATGCCTTTCGCGCCGCGCTCACACGCGATCCCACCGATGGCTCGGCGCGGCTGCAGGCGCTCTTCGAGGAAGCGCACATGTGCGACTGGCACGCGCGCGCGGAATATGCGCTGACGCAAGGGCCCGAGGTCGCCGCGGTCCAGCCCTTCGCCTCGCTGCCCTTCCGCGACGATCCTGCGCACCAGTTCGAGCGTTCGAAAGCCTGTGCGCAGGTCCTCTTCGCCCATTGCCCGGCAGCGCCCGCACTACCCTCCCCACCACCGGCACGCGATGGGCGCATCCGCCTCGGCTACTTCTCCGCCGACTTCCACGACCACGCGACGATGTACCTGATGAGCGGCCTGTTCCGCTGCCACGACCGCGCCCGCTTCGAGGTGCGCCTCTACAGCTACGGCCCGGTGCGCGAGACCGATGCCAGGCGCATCGAGCTACTGCGTCATGTTGACGCCTTCACCGAGATCGGCGCGATGGCCGACGAGGAGGTCTGCAGCCTCGCCCACGCCAACGGGCTCGACATCGCGCTCGACCTCAAGGGCTATACCCGCGGCACCCGCACCCGGCTCTTCGGGCAGCGCCTTGCCCCCGTGCAGGTTGGCTACATGGGCTATCCCGGCACGCTCGGGCACCCTTGCATGGACTACTTCATCGCTGATGCGGTGAGCCTGCCGCCCGCGCTCGAGCCCTTCTTCTGCGAGAACATCGTGCGGCTTCCTCACTGCTATCAGGCCAATGACGATGCCCGCACCATCATCCCCGACAGCAAGGGTCGCGCTGCGCACGGCTTGCCCGAGGAAGGCTTCGTCTTCGCCAGCTTCAACCACAGCTACAAGATCTCGCCCCGCGAATGGGACATCTGGATGCGCCTGCTCGGTGCAGTCGAGGGATCGGTACTCTGGCTGCTGCGCTCGAACCCGTGGGCCGAGGCGAATCTCGCACGCGAGGCGCAGGCGCGCGGCATCGATCCGGCGCGACTGGTCTTCGCACCCACCCTGCCTCAGGCCGAGCACCTCGGGCGTCTCGCGCTCGCCGACCTGTTTCTCGATACCTTTGCCGTCAATGCCCATACGACCGCGAGCGATGCGCTCTGGGCCGGGCTGCCGGTGCTCACTCTCGCCGGGCAGCAGTTCGCCGCCCGCGTCGCCGCCAGTCTGGTGAGCTCTGCGGGCATCCCCGAATTGGTGGTCGAAAGCGAAGGGGATTACGAGGCGCTGGCACTCTCGCTCGTCCACCATCCGCAGGCCCTCGCCGCGCTGCGTGCGCGTCTCCATGCGGAACGGCACACCTGCCCGCTGTTCGACACGCAAACGTACACCGCAGATTTCGAAACAGCGCTGGAAACCATGCACCGCCGCCGGGTCGAGGGTCTGCCGCCGACAGGCTTTGACGTAACATGA
- a CDS encoding DUF3422 domain-containing protein, whose translation MLNEHDLRRRIVGEMHLRRWPHVCAPSTIVQFVRVLEPGEREAELRAVATLPAGGTRGRSENPRHREGTLGPGIVFGWERQSEASTTTVFFDRLLVDEAGRFAPDPAALEALGWAKGLPGKVLRAIRVLIVPDEAAAQRLIPAMGYDPLDLVSCHISCQGGEEAARVWSDFRFRDEGYGQILVAANGMAGGDLSRSVQRLQELGNYRNLALLGLPMAQDGWQVLDRIEDELSVLTAQVARPEVRDDDLLSEVTRLSADLITHATRIDYRLSATEAYATIVEDRLEGLHIRNCPGHPSLADFTQRRFLPAMRTCAAHRRRQEQLAQRTERLVSLLRTRVETRIENQNGRLLASMERSSTRQLRLQQLVEGLSVVALSYYGISLIAKMLEGVEMLHPAFHAHLVVAVLTPVMVAAMYFGLHHLKKRILD comes from the coding sequence GTGCTCAACGAACATGACCTGCGCCGGCGCATCGTCGGGGAAATGCACCTGAGGCGCTGGCCGCACGTCTGTGCCCCATCGACGATCGTGCAGTTCGTGCGTGTGCTCGAACCCGGAGAGCGCGAGGCCGAGCTGCGCGCGGTCGCTACGCTGCCTGCGGGCGGTACGCGCGGACGCAGCGAAAATCCGCGTCACCGCGAGGGGACGCTGGGGCCGGGCATCGTCTTCGGCTGGGAGCGCCAGAGCGAGGCGAGCACGACGACGGTGTTCTTCGACCGCCTGCTCGTCGACGAGGCAGGCCGCTTCGCGCCCGACCCCGCTGCGCTCGAGGCGCTGGGCTGGGCCAAGGGACTGCCGGGCAAGGTCCTGCGCGCGATCCGGGTGCTGATCGTACCCGACGAGGCTGCGGCGCAGCGTCTGATCCCGGCGATGGGCTACGATCCGCTCGACCTCGTGAGCTGTCACATCTCGTGTCAGGGCGGCGAGGAAGCCGCACGCGTCTGGTCCGACTTCCGCTTTCGCGACGAAGGCTACGGGCAGATCCTCGTCGCGGCGAACGGCATGGCGGGCGGCGATCTCTCGCGCTCGGTGCAGCGGCTGCAGGAGCTGGGCAACTATCGTAATCTCGCCTTGCTCGGCCTGCCGATGGCGCAGGATGGCTGGCAGGTGCTCGACCGCATCGAGGACGAGTTGAGCGTGCTGACCGCGCAGGTCGCGCGACCCGAGGTGCGCGACGACGATTTGCTAAGCGAGGTGACGCGTCTCTCTGCCGATCTGATCACGCATGCCACGCGGATCGACTATCGCCTCAGCGCCACTGAGGCCTATGCCACGATCGTCGAGGACCGGCTCGAGGGACTGCACATCCGCAATTGTCCCGGGCACCCTTCGCTGGCCGACTTCACCCAGCGCCGCTTCCTGCCCGCGATGCGGACCTGTGCTGCCCACCGGCGGCGGCAGGAGCAGCTCGCGCAGCGGACCGAGCGGCTGGTCTCGCTTCTGCGCACCCGCGTCGAGACCCGCATCGAGAACCAGAACGGGCGCCTGCTGGCCTCGATGGAGCGCTCGAGCACGCGCCAGCTGCGCCTGCAGCAACTGGTCGAGGGGCTCTCGGTCGTGGCGCTCAGCTATTACGGCATCAGCCTGATCGCGAAGATGCTCGAAGGGGTCGAAATGCTGCACCCCGCCTTCCACGCGCATCTGGTGGTGGCGGTGCTGACGCCGGTCATGGTGGCCGCGATGTATTTCGGGCTGCACCACCTCAAGAAGCGCATCCTCGACTGA